From a single Rosa rugosa chromosome 7, drRosRugo1.1, whole genome shotgun sequence genomic region:
- the LOC133721716 gene encoding intermediate cleaving peptidase 55, mitochondrial — MRILIGKLLQRISYKQTMGRRSFCTKNIVDIGQPTPSSHPQLMKEGEITPGISLEEYILRRKRLLDVLPENGLAIFAAAPVKMMNDVVPYTYRQDADYSYITGCQQPGGVAILGHECGFCMFMPEPTTQDVTWQGQTAGISAALEVFKADKAYPMSKLREILPDFMRRSSKLFHNVQTAVPTYMELDAFQKAATSGEVKDVSVLTHQLRLIKSSAELKLMRESAAIACQALLQTMLHSKIHPYEGMLSAKMEYECKMRGAQRMAFNPVVGGGPNASVIHYSRNDQKIKGGDLVLMDVGCEFHGYVSDLTRTWPPCGSFSSAQEELYDLILQTNKECVKLCKPGATIRQIHNFSVDMLQKGLKEIGILKEDSRRSSHYQLSRSYHQLNPTSIGHYLGMDVHDCSKVSYDHPLTSGVVITIEPGIYIPLFSNIPERYQGIGIRIEDEVLITDTGCEVLTGSIPKEVKHIESLLNNFHHGTVKESHSNQMVSFS, encoded by the exons ATGCGGATTCTTATTGGAAAACTTCTGCAGAGAATTTCATACAAGCAG ACTATGGGACGCCGTTCATTTTGCACCAAGAACATTGTTGACATTGGGCAGCCAACTCCTTCATCTCATCCACAG TTGATGAAAGAAGGGGAGATTACGCCCGGCATATCTTTGGAGGAATACATATTGAGAAGAAAAAGGTTGTTGGATGTGCTCCCAGAGAATGGCTTGGCCATCTTTGCAGCTGCGCCGGTGAAGATGATGAATGATGTTGTTCCTTATACGTATCGGCAAGATGCTGATTACTCGTACATTACTGGCTGCCAGCAACCTGGTGGCGTGGCGATCTTGGGTCATGAATGCGGTTTTTGCATGTTCATGCCTGAACCAACAACTCAA GATGTGACTTGGCAAGGACAAACTGCAGGAATTAGTGCAGCACTAGAAGTATTTAAGGCTGATAAAGCATATCCAATGAGCAAATTACGGGAG ATCCTCCCAGATTTTATGAGGAGATCGTCCAAGCTGTTCCACAATGTGCAGACGGCTGTACCAACATATATGGAATTGGATGCCTTTCAGAAAGCAGCTACCTCTGGAGAAGTGAAAGATGTTTCAGTTCTCACACATCAGTTACGGTTGATAAAGTCATCGGCAGAGCTCAAGTTAATGAGAGAGTCTGCAGCAATTGCTTGCCAG GCTCTGTTGCAGACAATGTTACATTCAAAGATACATCCTTATGAGGGTATGCTCTCAGCTAAGATGGAATATGAATGCAAAATGAGGGGTGCCCAGAGAATGGC GTTCAACCCTGTGGTTGGTGGAGGGCCTAATGCTAGTGTAATACATTATTCTCGAAATGATCAGAAA ATAAAGGGAGGAGATCTTGTCTTGATGGATGTTGGTTGCGAATTTCATGGTTATGTCAGTGATCTAACCCGCACCTGGCCACCCTGTGGTAGCTTTTCTTCAGCTCAA GAAGAGCTATATGATCTTATTCTGCAAACAAACAAGGAATGCGTGAAGCTTTGCAAACCTGGTGCTACCATTCGGCAAATACACAACTTTTCT GTTGACATGCTTCAAAAAGGACTCAAAGAGATTGGGATTCTGAAGGAGGACTCTAGACGTAGTTCCCACTATCAGTTGAGCCGTTCCTACCATCAGCTGAACCCTACTTCCATAG GTCACTATCTAGGAATGGATGTCCATGATTGTTCTAAGGTCAGCTACGACCATCCTTTGACGTCCGGTGTT GTGATAACAATTGAACCAGGAATCTACATCCCATTGTTCTCTAATATTCCTGAGAG GTATCAAGGCATCGGGataaggattgaggatgaggTCCTTATTACAGACACGGGTTGTGAG GTCCTAACTGGGTCAATTCCAAAAGAAGTTAAACACATTGAATCCTTGCTAAACAACTTTCATCATGGAACTGTAAAGGAGAGCCACAGTAATCAGATGGTTTCATTCAGTTGA